From the genome of Hathewaya histolytica, one region includes:
- the groL gene encoding chaperonin GroEL (60 kDa chaperone family; promotes refolding of misfolded polypeptides especially under stressful conditions; forms two stacked rings of heptamers to form a barrel-shaped 14mer; ends can be capped by GroES; misfolded proteins enter the barrel where they are refolded when GroES binds), whose amino-acid sequence MAKKILFNEEARRAMQRGVDVLADTVKVTLGPKGRNVVLDKKFGAPLITNDGVTIAREIELEDAYENMGAQLVKEVATKTNDVAGDGTTTATLLAQAIIREGLKNVTAGANPMLIRHGIKLAVDKAVEEIKKISKPVNGKADIEQVASISAADSEIGKLIADAMEKVGNEGVITIEESKSMGTELNVVEGMQFDRGYLSPYMSTDTEKMEAAVEEPYILITDKKIANIQELLPLLEQIVQQGKKLLIIADDVEGEALATLVVNKLRGTFTCVAVKAPGFGDRRKEMLADIAILTGGQVISEELGRDLKDVTVDMLGRAESVKVSKDTTTIVNGKGNKEEIQNRVNQLKVQIEETTSEFDKEKLQERLAKLAGGVAVVKVGAATETELKERKLRIEDALAATKAAVEEGIVPGGGSAYLNTIAEVAKLTDENSDVQVGINIIVRSLEEPLRQIATNAGLEGSVIIEKLKSSEIGIGFDAYKGEYVDMLKAGIVDPTKVTRSALQNAASVASTFLTTEAAVVDIPEKQPAPMAPPMGGMGMDGMY is encoded by the coding sequence ATGGCAAAGAAAATTTTATTTAATGAAGAAGCTAGAAGAGCTATGCAAAGAGGTGTAGATGTTCTTGCTGATACAGTAAAAGTAACTTTAGGACCTAAGGGAAGAAACGTTGTTTTAGATAAAAAATTTGGTGCACCATTAATAACAAATGACGGTGTTACAATAGCAAGAGAGATAGAATTAGAAGATGCTTATGAAAATATGGGAGCACAATTAGTTAAAGAAGTTGCAACTAAGACAAATGATGTAGCAGGAGATGGTACTACAACAGCTACATTATTAGCTCAAGCTATTATAAGAGAAGGTCTAAAAAACGTAACAGCTGGTGCTAACCCAATGTTAATTAGACATGGTATAAAATTAGCTGTGGACAAAGCAGTTGAAGAAATAAAGAAAATATCAAAACCAGTAAACGGAAAAGCAGACATAGAACAAGTTGCATCTATATCAGCTGCAGATTCAGAAATAGGAAAGTTAATAGCTGATGCTATGGAGAAGGTTGGTAATGAAGGTGTTATCACTATTGAAGAATCAAAATCAATGGGTACAGAGTTAAATGTTGTTGAAGGTATGCAATTCGATAGAGGGTACTTAAGCCCATATATGTCAACAGATACAGAAAAAATGGAAGCAGCTGTTGAAGAACCATATATCTTAATAACAGATAAGAAAATTGCTAACATTCAAGAGTTATTACCATTATTAGAGCAAATCGTTCAACAAGGTAAAAAACTACTTATAATTGCTGATGATGTTGAAGGTGAAGCATTAGCAACATTAGTTGTAAATAAATTAAGAGGTACATTTACTTGTGTAGCTGTAAAAGCTCCAGGATTCGGCGACAGAAGAAAAGAAATGTTAGCTGATATAGCTATATTAACTGGTGGTCAAGTGATTTCTGAAGAATTAGGAAGAGATTTAAAAGACGTAACAGTAGATATGCTTGGTAGAGCTGAAAGTGTTAAAGTATCTAAGGATACTACAACAATAGTAAATGGAAAAGGAAATAAAGAAGAAATTCAAAATAGAGTTAACCAATTAAAAGTTCAAATTGAAGAAACAACTTCTGAATTTGATAAAGAAAAACTACAAGAAAGACTTGCTAAACTTGCAGGTGGAGTTGCTGTAGTAAAAGTTGGTGCAGCTACAGAAACTGAATTAAAAGAAAGAAAACTAAGAATAGAAGATGCCCTAGCAGCTACAAAGGCAGCAGTAGAAGAAGGTATAGTACCAGGTGGTGGAAGCGCATACTTAAATACTATAGCTGAAGTTGCTAAATTAACTGATGAGAATTCTGATGTTCAAGTTGGAATAAACATTATCGTGAGATCTTTAGAAGAACCATTAAGACAAATTGCTACAAATGCTGGTTTAGAAGGTTCAGTAATAATAGAAAAATTAAAATCAAGTGAAATAGGTATTGGATTTGATGCGTATAAAGGTGAATACGTAGACATGCTAAAAGCTGGTATTGTTGATCCAACTAAGGTTACAAGATCAGCTTTACAAAACGCAGCATCTGTAGCTTCAACATTCTTAACTACAGAAGCAGCAGTTGTAGATATTCCAGAAAAACAACCAGCACCAATGGCTCCACCAATGGGCGGTATGGGAATGGATGGAATGTACTAA
- the groES gene encoding co-chaperone GroES, with translation MNIRPLADRVVIKRIEAEETTKSGIIVAGAAKEKPQEAEVVAVGPGSIVDGKEIKMEVAVGDRVLFSKYAGNEIKFDGQEYIVLSQSDILAVIEK, from the coding sequence ATGAATATAAGACCACTTGCTGACAGAGTTGTTATTAAAAGAATTGAAGCAGAGGAAACTACAAAAAGTGGAATAATAGTAGCTGGAGCAGCTAAAGAAAAACCACAAGAGGCAGAAGTAGTTGCAGTAGGACCTGGTTCAATAGTAGATGGAAAAGAAATTAAAATGGAAGTTGCAGTTGGAGATAGAGTTTTATTCTCTAAATATGCAGGAAATGAAATAAAGTTTGACGGTCAAGAATATATTGTTTTAAGTCAAAGTGATATTTTAGCTGTTATTGAAAAATAG
- a CDS encoding PfkB family carbohydrate kinase yields the protein MTNREQEILDLIKKNPMISQKELANSLGITRSSVAVHITNLLKKGYIVGKGYIINEEAYVSIIGGTNVDIQGFPNDKLISKDSNPGEVKISLGGVGRNIGENLVKLGVETKLISVVGDDVYGRKILEESRNIGLNMEDSLVLKGKSTSTYLSILDGEGDMSVAIAHMDIFDSLKVEYIQEKKHIIEHSKICIIDTNISKEVIEYIVSNHKNTDFFLDTVSTKKAQKVKDIIGYFHTIKPNKLEAEMLSGIKINNQTDLENTAKYFLDKGVKRVFISLGAEGVYYNDGINSNIIKTPKIEVVNATGAGDAFIAALAYSHLNDFEIDHAARFASVASIMALSHENTINPNMSLENINKKMKEIGLC from the coding sequence ATGACAAATAGGGAACAAGAAATTTTAGATTTAATTAAAAAGAATCCTATGATTTCTCAAAAAGAATTAGCTAATTCTCTTGGCATAACACGTTCATCCGTGGCGGTACATATAACGAATCTACTGAAGAAGGGCTATATCGTTGGGAAAGGTTATATCATAAATGAAGAGGCCTATGTAAGCATTATAGGTGGAACTAACGTTGATATACAGGGGTTTCCTAATGATAAGTTAATTAGTAAAGATTCTAATCCTGGTGAAGTGAAGATATCATTAGGAGGCGTAGGAAGAAATATTGGCGAAAACTTAGTTAAGTTAGGTGTAGAAACTAAACTTATAAGTGTAGTCGGAGATGATGTTTATGGGAGAAAGATATTAGAGGAGTCTAGAAATATAGGATTAAATATGGAGGACTCACTTGTACTAAAAGGAAAATCTACTTCTACTTATCTATCTATATTAGATGGAGAAGGAGATATGTCAGTTGCTATAGCACACATGGACATATTTGATAGCTTAAAAGTTGAATATATACAAGAAAAAAAACACATTATAGAACATTCAAAAATTTGTATAATAGATACCAATATATCTAAAGAAGTAATTGAATATATTGTTTCTAATCATAAAAATACAGACTTTTTCTTAGATACTGTATCTACGAAAAAAGCACAAAAGGTAAAGGATATAATAGGATATTTTCATACTATAAAGCCTAATAAGCTTGAAGCAGAAATGTTATCAGGTATAAAAATCAATAATCAGACAGACTTAGAAAATACAGCGAAATATTTCTTAGATAAAGGAGTAAAAAGAGTATTTATAAGTTTAGGGGCTGAAGGTGTTTATTATAATGATGGAATAAATTCTAATATAATAAAAACACCTAAGATTGAAGTTGTTAATGCTACAGGAGCAGGAGACGCATTTATAGCAGCACTTGCTTACAGTCATTTAAATGACTTTGAAATAGATCATGCGGCACGATTTGCTAGTGTAGCTTCTATAATGGCTTTATCTCATGAAAATACAATTAACCCTAATATGTCATTAGAAAACATAAATAAAAAGATGAAGGAGATAGGATTATGTTAA
- a CDS encoding pseudouridine-5'-phosphate glycosidase: MLNKYLEINPEVLEAIKAGKPVVALESTIISHGMPYPKNVEMALEVEKIIRDNGAIPATIAILNGKIKVGLTKEEVEYLGKAEGVVKTSRRDIPFIIANKLDGATTVASTMIISELAGIDVFATGGIGGVHRGAQESFDISADLQELAHTNVAVVCAGAKSILDIGLTLEYLETQGVPVVGFGTDELPAFYTRKSGFGVDYRMDSVEVLASALKSKWDLGLNGGVVVTNPIPAEYEMDYVTITKAIEEAVKEAEEKGIKGKESTPFLLSKVKEITGGSSLESNIQLVYNNAKLGAELAVELSKLNA, translated from the coding sequence ATGTTAAATAAATATTTAGAAATTAACCCAGAAGTTTTAGAGGCTATAAAAGCAGGTAAGCCAGTTGTTGCTTTAGAATCAACAATAATATCACATGGTATGCCATATCCTAAAAATGTAGAAATGGCTTTAGAAGTTGAGAAAATAATTAGAGATAATGGTGCTATACCAGCTACTATTGCTATATTAAATGGAAAAATTAAAGTTGGATTAACTAAAGAAGAGGTTGAATACCTAGGTAAAGCAGAAGGTGTAGTAAAAACAAGTAGAAGAGACATACCTTTTATAATTGCTAATAAGTTAGATGGAGCTACTACTGTTGCATCTACAATGATTATATCTGAACTTGCTGGTATAGATGTATTTGCTACAGGAGGAATAGGTGGAGTTCATAGAGGAGCTCAAGAGAGCTTTGATATTTCAGCAGACCTTCAAGAATTAGCACATACTAATGTAGCTGTTGTTTGTGCAGGTGCAAAATCAATACTTGATATAGGATTAACTTTAGAATACTTAGAAACTCAAGGAGTTCCTGTTGTTGGATTTGGTACAGATGAGTTACCTGCTTTCTATACAAGAAAGAGTGGTTTCGGTGTAGATTATAGAATGGATTCTGTAGAAGTTTTAGCATCAGCATTAAAGAGCAAATGGGACCTAGGATTAAATGGAGGAGTGGTAGTTACAAACCCTATTCCAGCAGAGTATGAAATGGACTATGTTACTATAACTAAAGCTATAGAAGAAGCAGTAAAAGAGGCAGAGGAAAAAGGAATTAAAGGAAAAGAAAGTACTCCATTCCTTTTATCTAAAGTTAAAGAGATTACTGGTGGGTCAAGTTTAGAATCAAATATTCAATTAGTTTATAACAATGCTAAACTTGGAGCAGAATTAGCAGTTGAATTATCAAAATTAAATGCTTAA
- a CDS encoding IS1182 family transposase — protein MLMHQKMILSEYGDIYDRIIPKDNMLRRIKEMVDFSFIYDELVSTYCNNNGRGAIDPIRMFKYLLLKTIFNISDVDVVERSKYDMSFKYFLDMAPEEDVINPSSLTKFRKLRLKDTNLMDMLISKTVEIALEKEIIKSKSIIVDSTHTKARYNQKTPREVLIEQSKKLRKSVYNIDESMKARFPNKVNNGLLEDEIEYCQKLISVIEKEEVISSYPAVKEKLNLLKETIEDDLEVLSFSKDADAKVGHKTADTSFFGYKTHIAMTEERIITAAVVTSGEKHDGKQLKSLIEKSEASGLNIENIIGDAAYSEKENIEYVNESEKNLIAKLSKSVSHGNKRQTKTKFEYNKDADMYACEAGHMSTKKTSTRPKKHAKDGLGTVISYFFDVKKCQCCPLKQGCYKEGAKTKSYSVSIKTNTHQKHIEFQETDFFKEKSKERYKIEAKNSEMKHRHGYDVASAAGLVGMQMQGALTIFAVNLKRILTLSNQ, from the coding sequence ATGTTAATGCATCAAAAGATGATATTAAGCGAATATGGTGATATATATGATAGGATTATCCCTAAAGATAATATGTTGAGAAGGATTAAAGAAATGGTAGATTTCTCATTCATCTACGATGAATTAGTTTCTACATATTGCAATAATAACGGTCGCGGAGCGATTGACCCAATAAGAATGTTTAAATATCTTTTACTAAAAACTATTTTCAATATTTCTGATGTAGATGTTGTTGAACGCTCTAAATATGATATGTCTTTTAAATATTTCTTAGATATGGCTCCGGAGGAGGATGTAATTAATCCAAGTTCTTTAACTAAATTTAGAAAGCTACGCTTAAAGGACACTAATCTAATGGACATGCTAATTTCTAAAACCGTAGAAATAGCATTGGAAAAGGAAATTATAAAATCAAAATCAATTATTGTTGATTCAACTCATACCAAAGCTAGATACAATCAAAAAACACCTAGGGAAGTTTTAATTGAACAATCTAAAAAACTTCGAAAGTCAGTTTATAACATTGATGAGTCAATGAAAGCAAGGTTTCCTAATAAAGTTAACAACGGTCTTCTTGAGGATGAAATAGAGTATTGTCAAAAACTTATATCAGTTATTGAAAAAGAAGAGGTCATTTCAAGTTATCCAGCTGTAAAAGAAAAATTAAATTTATTAAAAGAAACAATCGAAGATGATTTAGAGGTTTTGTCATTCTCTAAAGATGCTGACGCAAAAGTTGGACACAAAACTGCTGATACATCTTTCTTTGGGTATAAAACTCATATTGCAATGACTGAGGAACGTATTATTACTGCTGCTGTAGTTACTTCGGGAGAAAAACACGATGGAAAACAACTAAAATCACTTATTGAAAAGAGCGAAGCCTCTGGCTTAAACATAGAAAATATTATTGGAGATGCAGCTTATTCAGAAAAAGAAAATATAGAATATGTAAATGAAAGTGAAAAAAATCTAATTGCAAAGCTTAGTAAATCAGTATCTCATGGTAACAAAAGACAAACTAAAACGAAGTTTGAATATAATAAAGATGCAGATATGTATGCGTGTGAAGCTGGCCATATGAGTACTAAGAAAACTAGTACTAGACCTAAAAAACATGCCAAAGATGGACTAGGTACAGTAATTTCTTATTTTTTTGATGTTAAAAAGTGTCAGTGTTGCCCTTTAAAACAAGGGTGCTATAAAGAAGGTGCTAAAACTAAATCATACTCAGTTTCAATCAAAACGAATACGCATCAAAAACATATTGAATTTCAAGAAACTGATTTTTTTAAAGAAAAATCAAAAGAGAGATATAAAATTGAAGCTAAAAATAGTGAAATGAAACATAGACATGGGTATGATGTTGCGTCAGCCGCAGGTCTTGTTGGCATGCAAATGCAAGGTGCATTGACCATTTTTGCTGTAAACTTGAAGAGAATATTGACTCTAAGCAATCAGTAA
- a CDS encoding TIGR01906 family membrane protein — MNLNKINNSNLTKRFKNTFFYVILSSFILVLCINFVMLFKYIYYIDIKYLKLEEISELSFDNLKSNYNYLIDFLYSNSKNFSMPYFKSSYNGRVHFFEVRNIIKTLNCSLLVTAPISIFYVLRQNAKKNFHYLKYVSIILCSFPFLLLLPLAINFSKAFDTFHHILFNNDYWIFDETLDPVITVLPERFFMHEGFFLLLIILIISISLYFIYRKKKRSS, encoded by the coding sequence ATGAATTTAAACAAAATAAATAACTCTAATTTAACTAAGCGATTTAAAAATACTTTTTTCTATGTTATTTTAAGTTCTTTTATACTAGTATTGTGTATAAATTTTGTAATGCTATTTAAATATATTTACTATATAGATATTAAATACCTAAAACTAGAAGAAATCTCGGAATTAAGTTTTGACAACTTAAAATCTAATTACAACTATTTAATAGATTTTTTATATTCTAATAGTAAGAACTTTTCTATGCCCTATTTTAAGTCTTCTTATAATGGAAGAGTTCATTTCTTCGAGGTTAGAAATATCATAAAAACTTTAAATTGTTCTCTATTAGTTACTGCACCAATTAGTATATTCTATGTACTAAGACAAAATGCTAAAAAGAATTTTCATTACTTAAAATATGTTTCTATAATACTATGTTCTTTTCCTTTTTTATTATTACTACCTTTAGCAATTAATTTTTCCAAGGCTTTCGATACATTTCATCATATATTGTTTAATAACGATTACTGGATTTTTGACGAAACTTTAGACCCTGTAATAACAGTTCTGCCTGAAAGATTCTTTATGCATGAAGGTTTCTTCTTGTTACTTATAATTCTAATTATATCCATATCTTTATATTTTATTTATAGAAAGAAAAAAAGAAGCTCTTAA
- a CDS encoding DNA-3-methyladenine glycosylase family protein, producing MDYREYEALEEIEQGIIIKNVKSFELKDIFDCGQCFRWNRRDDGSYVGVAFGKVIEVQKNQDDVIIYNTNIKDFYDIWEEYFDLKRNYGDIKEELSKDPILAESTSFGKGIRILKQDPFEITLSFIISANNRIPMIKKAINNISKAWGEEIIYKGESYYTFPKLEKLKDATIEELEECRTGFRAKYIKDTVEKIYSGEKNLDYIKGLSDDECHEAMKEFNGIGPKVSDCIILFSMQKYSAFPVDVWVKRAMQHFYVAPDVSLPKIRKFGRDKFGDLSGFAQQYLFYYARENNIKI from the coding sequence ATGGACTATAGAGAATATGAGGCTTTAGAAGAAATAGAACAAGGGATTATAATTAAAAATGTAAAAAGTTTTGAACTTAAGGATATATTCGATTGTGGACAATGTTTTAGATGGAACAGGAGAGATGATGGAAGTTATGTAGGTGTAGCATTTGGGAAGGTTATTGAAGTTCAAAAAAACCAAGATGATGTCATAATATATAATACTAACATTAAGGATTTTTATGATATATGGGAAGAGTATTTTGATTTAAAGAGGAATTATGGAGATATTAAAGAAGAGCTTAGTAAAGATCCAATATTAGCTGAATCTACATCGTTTGGAAAAGGAATAAGAATTTTAAAACAAGATCCTTTTGAAATTACACTTTCATTTATTATTTCAGCTAATAATAGGATACCTATGATAAAAAAAGCCATAAATAATATAAGTAAAGCATGGGGAGAAGAGATTATATACAAGGGGGAATCTTATTATACTTTCCCTAAATTAGAAAAATTAAAAGACGCTACTATAGAAGAATTAGAAGAATGTAGAACAGGGTTTAGGGCAAAATATATAAAAGATACTGTAGAGAAAATATATAGTGGAGAGAAAAATTTAGACTATATAAAAGGTCTTAGTGATGATGAATGTCATGAAGCTATGAAAGAGTTTAACGGCATTGGGCCTAAAGTATCTGATTGCATAATACTTTTTTCTATGCAAAAGTATTCAGCTTTTCCAGTGGATGTATGGGTTAAAAGAGCCATGCAACATTTTTATGTAGCTCCTGATGTGTCATTACCTAAGATTAGAAAATTCGGCAGGGATAAATTTGGCGATTTATCTGGATTTGCTCAACAATATTTATTTTATTACGCCAGAGAAAACAATATTAAAATATAA
- a CDS encoding CD0519/CD1768 family membrane protein has protein sequence MSGEKTITKPVEEKKTNQKKIVKVVTTETYVAFAVIAVLFWVFASRMGVDKMFKTMMGTAHDLILNTIWFLMGVIVLAGAFTSLLSEFGIVAIINKVLYPLMKPLYGLPGAASVGAVTTYLSDNPSIVPIVQDKGFLKYFKKYQIPSLVNFGTVFGMGLIVTTFMLAQSSDKVNLGKAVLIGNIAALTGGILSVRLMLIVGKKRYGTEQEAVDGEYEGYDMLKYREVREGNVTQRVLQALLDGGKTGVDTALTIIPGVVIMCTFIMMLSKGPGPNGVFTGAAYEGIGFFPWIGSKLQFIIKPLFGFSNSEAITFPITSLASVGASLAVVPEFLKAGIINAKDVAVFTAMAICNAGFLSVHVGLMDAIGERDLVNKAIITQLLGGIASGILANILYMIF, from the coding sequence TTTTGGGTATTTGCTAGTAGAATGGGTGTAGATAAGATGTTTAAAACCATGATGGGTACTGCACACGATTTAATTCTAAATACTATATGGTTTTTAATGGGGGTAATAGTTTTAGCAGGTGCATTTACATCATTGTTATCTGAATTTGGAATAGTAGCTATAATAAATAAAGTTTTATATCCTCTTATGAAACCTTTGTATGGACTTCCAGGTGCAGCATCTGTAGGGGCTGTTACTACGTATCTATCAGATAATCCATCAATAGTTCCTATTGTTCAAGATAAGGGATTTTTGAAGTATTTTAAAAAATACCAGATTCCATCACTTGTAAACTTTGGTACAGTTTTTGGAATGGGATTAATAGTTACAACATTTATGCTAGCTCAGTCTTCTGATAAAGTAAATTTAGGTAAAGCTGTTCTAATAGGGAATATAGCAGCTTTAACAGGTGGTATTTTAAGCGTAAGATTAATGTTAATCGTAGGTAAAAAGAGATATGGAACAGAGCAAGAGGCTGTAGATGGTGAATATGAAGGCTATGATATGTTAAAATATAGAGAAGTTAGAGAAGGAAATGTTACTCAAAGAGTTTTACAAGCATTATTAGATGGTGGTAAGACAGGTGTTGATACAGCACTTACAATTATACCAGGAGTTGTAATAATGTGTACATTTATAATGATGTTATCAAAGGGACCTGGACCTAATGGTGTTTTCACAGGAGCAGCATATGAAGGAATAGGATTCTTTCCTTGGATAGGATCAAAATTACAATTTATAATTAAACCTTTATTTGGTTTCTCAAATTCAGAAGCCATAACATTCCCTATTACGTCTTTAGCATCTGTTGGAGCATCCCTGGCAGTAGTACCAGAGTTTTTAAAAGCAGGTATTATAAATGCAAAAGATGTAGCTGTATTTACAGCAATGGCAATATGTAATGCTGGTTTCTTAAGCGTTCACGTTGGACTTATGGATGCTATTGGAGAGAGAGATTTAGTTAATAAAGCTATTATAACGCAATTATTAGGTGGTATAGCATCAGGTATATTAGCTAATATATTATATATGATTTTTTAG